Proteins co-encoded in one Daphnia carinata strain CSIRO-1 chromosome 3, CSIRO_AGI_Dcar_HiC_V3, whole genome shotgun sequence genomic window:
- the LOC130693615 gene encoding natural resistance-associated macrophage protein 2-like, which translates to MDSVNLSSFNNRRASQASNINPSETNVQKSITNDKQGQLNPAFINEDEVAPENETYEKLIDVPELGKGSFSFRTLWAFTGPGFLMSIAYLDPGNIESDLQSGVVAGYKLLWVLMTATIMGLLVQRLAIRLGMVTGLHLAEMCYKQYPRTPRIILWIMTEIAIIGSDIQEVIGTALAIYILSDQAIPIWGGVLITVFDTFTFLLLDKYGLRKLELLFGFLITVMAITFGYEYIHDPPPQTEVIKGLFIPGCAGCGPEGVLRAVGIVGAVIMPHNLFLHSALVKSRKVDRSDKHSVQQANMYYFIESCIALLVSLIINIFVVCVFAYGLFGKTNQDVQDLCANSTSSSSAEEIEEFFPANNETVDADIYRAGLFLGCKYGDAARYIWAVGILAAGQSSTMTGTYSGQFVMEGFLNLHWARWKRVLLTRTIAISPTLFLAIFADIQQLTGLNDYLNAVMSLQLPFALIPTLTFTSSSKIMGQFVNGLFNKTILTILAVVVVSINLFFVVVTIKEALPPHWAIYTAFGIGGALYLSLVGYLCLHLIEAFGGRCCASLPYEKMTVYKALGDETEPFASNSLQRPINSGN; encoded by the exons ATGGATTCCGTTAATCTTTCATCCTTTAACAACAGGCGTGCCAGCCAAGCTAGTAACATCAACCCAAGCGAAACGAATGTGCAAAAATCTATTACGAATGACAAACAAGGCCAACTTAATCCAGCTTTCATTAACGAAGACGAGGTCGCTCCAGAGAATGAAACGTATGAAAAATTAATTGACGTCCCAGAACTAGGAAAG GGATCATTCAGCTTTCGTACGTTGTGGGCTTTCACCGGACCGGGATTCTTGATGAGCATTGCTTATTTAGATCCCGGTAACATTGAATCGGATCTGCAGTCTGGAGTTGTTGCCGGATACAAg CTACTATGGGTGCTGATGACAGCCACAATTATGGGACTGTTAGTACAAAGGTTAGCCATCCGATTGGGCATGGTAACAGGCCTGCATCTAGCCGAGATGTGCTACAAGCAATACCCAAGAACACCACGTATCATATTATGGATTATGACTGAAATTGCCATTATTGGATCCGATATTCAAGAAGTTATTGGAACCGCACTTGCGATCTATATTCTTTCTGACCAGGC aatTCCTATTTGGGGTGGTGTGCTTATTACAGTTTTTGacacttttactttcttacTCCTTGACAAATATGGGTTGCGAAAGTTGGAATTGTTATTTGGATTTCTCATTACCGTAATGGCCATTACTTTCGGATACGAA TATATTCACGATCCGCCACCACAAACCGAAGTAATCAAAGGCCTCTTCATTCCGGGTTGTGCGGGTTGCGGGCCTGAAGGTGTGCTTCGAGCAGTAGGGATAGTTGGTGCGGTCATTATGCCTCATAATCTATTTCTCCATTCTGCTTTGGTCAAg TCCCGCAAAGTTGACCGAAGTGATAAGCATTCCGTCCAACAAGCCAACATGTACTACTTTATCGAGTCGTGTATAGCTCTGCTGGTGTCATTgattataaatatttttgtcgtCTGCGTGTTCGCCTACGGACTCTTTGGCAAGACCAATCAAGATGTG CAAGATTTATGTGCTAACAGCACGTCCTCTTCCTCAGCAGAAGAAATCGAAGAATTTTTTCCG GCAAATAACGAAACAGTTGATGCTGATATTTACCGAGCTGGACTCTTTTTGGGCTGCAAATATGGTGACGCTGCTAGATACATCTGGGCTGTTGGTATTCTAGCCGCTGGTCAGTCGTCCACAATGACCGGAACTTACAGTGGCCAGTTTGTTATggag GGGTTCTTAAATTTACATTGGGCTCGTTGGAAACGTGTTTTGCTTACGCGAACGATAGCCATCTCCCCAACCCTTTTTCTTGCTATTTTTGCCGACATTCAACAGTTGACTGGTTTAAACGACTACCTTAATGCTGTTATGAGTTTGCAATTACCTTTTGCCTTGATTCCAACTTTAACTTTCACAA GTTCATCAAAGATCATGGGCCAATTCGTGAATGGACT ATTCAACAAAACCATCTTAACTATACTGGCCGTTGTTGTCGTCAGCATCAATCTGTTCTTCGTGGTTGTGACCATCAAAGAGGCTCTGCCCCCGCACTGGGCGATTTACACTGCCTTCGGAATAGGAGGGGCGCTTTATTTGAGCTTAGTTGGATATCTATGTCTTCACTTGATTGAGGCCTTTGGTGGACGTTGCTGCGCTTCTTTACCG TATGAGAAAATGACGGTTTACAAAGCGCTTGGCGATGAAACGGAACCGTTTGCATCCAACAGTTTACAACGCCCCATAAACTCTGGCAACTAG